CTGTTAAATCATTATTTATGTATTGAGCTTAAACACAAATTTATTaccaaatatgaaaattgaataacttAAAGACAATAATAGAAACCAACATTTTTATGGAATAACGTATCGACTGGAAGATGAAGCTTCTGTTGCTTTTGCGTATTCCCAGAGACGATGGACTAGCAGATATTTCAGCGattcaactaaaaagtttttggatatACATATGTAAAACCAATTGTCCAACAAAAAACTCTTACCTCCAATAGAAAGAGCAGTTGCAAATTCAAGAGTGAAACCGGAAATCATTCCAAAAACGAAGTTTTGCTCGGGTGTTGTAACATTTccaagaatttcaatttcttctgaGTCGATGCCTGTGAAGTTACGAGAAAGGCCAGAAGCCATGTAACTGGCAAAAACAACTGGGTAGATCATAAAACGGATTATTGCGATTAACACACAggcaaactgaaaatattttaacgttttgattttaatttttgtgaagtAGCATTTTGTTGTAATCaatgattttgattttgtttttgaaaaattaaaaaaaaaacaaaaaaacagaacaGTTTATAAATTAATGTGCATACATACTTCAACacattttaattaatttttgtaattgtgTATGAACTTTTatagaatgatttttttcagttggaatttcaaaaatcaaaccgagcaacatttttttcactttcaaattctaaatcttaaaattatgcaaatgaaaataaaaatcagaattgTCTAGAGTTTTTTATTCTCGCGcttacagtttttttaaatgttaatgATTGAGATAAACTCCAGACtgcgatttttgtttttataagTTTTCGGTCAAAGCTTTTGTCTG
The nucleotide sequence above comes from Caenorhabditis elegans chromosome III. Encoded proteins:
- the glam-1 gene encoding Glia associated membrane protein glam-1 (Partially confirmed by transcript evidence) encodes the protein MSTQIPMDPPKFLCMPARPLVVGLAVFGAIRSFVQFWMSSGFGMAGTHFCVLLLDLLLLFGAYKNDVFALKWSQRVTFACVLIAIIRFMIYPVVFASYMASGLSRNFTGIDSEEIEILGNVTTPEQNFVFGMISGFTLEFATALSIGVESLKYLLVHRLWEYAKATEASSSSRYVIP